AGTAGTCTTAGTTCTTTATTTAAAGCCTTAAAAATTTCACTATCTTTAGCCTCAAAAGAGCTTGCACTAAGCCCTTTGTTTAGGTGTTCGAGCAAGGAATTTGCAAGCTCTAAGCTTTCTTTTGCACCCTTTAAATTTGCCTTGGCGTCTTTTGCAAGCCTTTCTATTTTTTTACTCACTTGTTCGATATCAGCTAAAATAAGTTCTGTATTGATAATCTCAATATCCCTGATAGGATCAACTCCACCTTCAACATGTGTGATATTTTCATCTTCAAAACAGCGAACGATATGCAAGATAAGTTCGGTTTCTCTTATGTTTGAAAGAAATTTATTGCCCAGACCCTCGCCCTTGCTTGCACCTTTAACAAGTCCTGCGATATCTACAAATTCAATGACAGAATGCACGATCTTAGAAGGCTTTGCTATTTTTGCAAGTGCTTTTAAGCGAGGATCAGGTACAGGAACTAAAGCCTTATTTGGCTCTATAGTGCAAAAAGGGTAGTTGGCACTTTCAGCATTTTGCGCCCTTGTAAGAGCATTAAAAGTCGTGGATTTACCCACATTTGGTAAGCCTACAATGCCAACTGAAAGACCCATTATTTGCTCCTTGAAAGTTTAAGTAAATATGCAAGACACATTCTTACACCAGCACCGCCAGCTCCAAAACTAGTATAACCCCAATTTTTCTCCACATAAGCAGGACCTGCGATATCAAGATGTAGCCACTTGTCTTTATACTCTTTGCGTATAAATTTATCAAGGAAAAGCCCAGCGGTTAAAGCACCACCATAACGACTTGAAGAAGAATTACTCACATCAGCGACATTTGAGTCTATAAGTTCATGTAAATATGGATTAAAATGAAGAACGCAAGTGTATTCTCCACTTCTTTTACTTGTTTCATAGAAAGCATTTTGAAGCTCTTCATTGTTGCCTATAATAGCACTTGTATATTCTCCAAGTCCCACTACGCAAGCTCCTGTTAAGGTTGCCATATCAATGAGTAAATCAGGTTTTAAATCCTGTGCATAAGAAAGACAATCAGCCAAAACTAAACGCCCTTCAGCATCTGTATTTTTAACCTCTATACTTACACCCTCTCTAGAAATAAGTACATCATCAGGTTTATAAGCATTACCACCGACCATATTTTCAGCTGCACCCAAGATAGAATGCACTTCAAGGTTTAAATTAAGTTCGCTTACAGCTTTTATGATCGCCATAGCTGCTGCTGCACCGCTTTTATCAGCTTTCATTGTAAGCATATTTGCAGCTTGTTTTAAGCTCAAGCCCCCTGTATCATAAGTTAAGCCCTTTCCAACAAAGATAATTCTTTGTTTGGCTGTTTTTGGTTTATAGCTTAGATGAATGAGGCGTGGAGGGTGAACAGAAGCGCGGTTTACTGATAAAAACGCATTCATTTTTTCTTTTTCTAAGAATTTTTCATCATAGATTTTGCAAGTGATATTTTTATGTGTTTTTGCTAAATTCTCAGCATCCTTTGCCATAGTCAAGGAGGTATAGTTTTGCGGTGTTTCATTGACTATATCTTTAGCAAAATTTGTTGCGTTTGCTGTGATTTCACCAATTTCAAGTCCAAGTTTAGCTTCTTCAATGTCAAATTTTTGATTATTAAGCTCTGTGCTTGAAACGATGATTTTTTCAAGAGCTGTGCTTTTTTTCTCAGCCTTATATTTATCAAATTTGTAGTTTGCAAATTTAAAACCCTGCACAAGACTAGCAAAGCTCATAACGACGCATTTTCCAAGTATGCTCGGTGTTTTTAGACTTTTAACATTAAGTTTTTCTAAAGTTTTATAAGCAGAACAAAAAGCAAGTCTAATATCTTCGTACTCAATTCCCTTAAGTTCAACAAAAAGCCTTTTATTTGCAAGATCAAGACAAACTCCTTCGCCTTTGTAATTTGTAAGCTCAAAAAGCGTTTTTGCGTCCTTGAATGCTTTTATATTCTTATCTTGAACAAAGACAAGTTCAAAGTCAGCCTTTATAGCTTCCAACTTTTTGTTTTGTAATTCAAATTTCATGTTTTCTCCTTGTATTGTGTTAGATTGTGATGAGAAGCATCTCGTTTTTTTAGTATCGATTTTTCCATTTGTTTAAAGCCAAAAATCATCAAAGATAAAAATCCAAGAATTAGCATTGCAGCATAATACCAATGTTGCTCAGCCCATTTTACAAATTTCCAAATTTCTTCTCCAAAATACCAAGCCAAAAGTATAGTTATACTTGCCCAAGCCCATGCACTAAAAAGGTTGATAATAGCAAATTT
This genomic interval from Campylobacter sp. MIT 99-7217 contains the following:
- the ychF gene encoding redox-regulated ATPase YchF, translated to MGLSVGIVGLPNVGKSTTFNALTRAQNAESANYPFCTIEPNKALVPVPDPRLKALAKIAKPSKIVHSVIEFVDIAGLVKGASKGEGLGNKFLSNIRETELILHIVRCFEDENITHVEGGVDPIRDIEIINTELILADIEQVSKKIERLAKDAKANLKGAKESLELANSLLEHLNKGLSASSFEAKDSEIFKALNKELRLLSAKEVIYGANVDEDGLLRDNDFVKALKDYATKNNHEVIKLCAKIEEEMIALSDSESNELLKSLGAEDSGLEQIIRVAFAKLGLISYFTAGEIEVRSWTITKGFKAPKAASVIHNDFEKGFIKAEVISYEDFVKFGGEAKAKEAGKLRLEGKDYVVNDGDVMHFRFNV
- a CDS encoding leucyl aminopeptidase, whose product is MKFELQNKKLEAIKADFELVFVQDKNIKAFKDAKTLFELTNYKGEGVCLDLANKRLFVELKGIEYEDIRLAFCSAYKTLEKLNVKSLKTPSILGKCVVMSFASLVQGFKFANYKFDKYKAEKKSTALEKIIVSSTELNNQKFDIEEAKLGLEIGEITANATNFAKDIVNETPQNYTSLTMAKDAENLAKTHKNITCKIYDEKFLEKEKMNAFLSVNRASVHPPRLIHLSYKPKTAKQRIIFVGKGLTYDTGGLSLKQAANMLTMKADKSGAAAAMAIIKAVSELNLNLEVHSILGAAENMVGGNAYKPDDVLISREGVSIEVKNTDAEGRLVLADCLSYAQDLKPDLLIDMATLTGACVVGLGEYTSAIIGNNEELQNAFYETSKRSGEYTCVLHFNPYLHELIDSNVADVSNSSSSRYGGALTAGLFLDKFIRKEYKDKWLHLDIAGPAYVEKNWGYTSFGAGGAGVRMCLAYLLKLSRSK